The region AGTAACTaacaattttaagctacttacattacttgacctgtttgtacagctgggtagtttttactggagcaatttagggtagcaAATTCATATCTACAGCTTAAGGTTGTGTGATTTCCTGAGAAGGTGACTTCATTATGTATCCAGATTTTCTCAAAGAGAGCCTTGTATGAATCTCGGTATCTTATACCTTTTTCTCCAGGGAAGCCCCTGTCTCCTGTCTCTCCCTTGAATCCCATCATTCCAGGCTCACCCTTTATACCTGCAAGAAAGTTCTGAGTTTTAGCTCAGAGCACAGCAGCATAGTATACAAATGGCATCCCCTTTTCTTTGCAATGACAGAACACACAAGCACTCGTGAAAATGCATGCTCCTTAGACCACACACCTGAGAATCCAGGAAAACCTTGTTGTCCCATGTCCCCCTTTTGTCCATTGTATCCAGACAGTCCAGTTTGTCCCTAGagcccacaaacacacagagaaaacaaattcATGTGCTTATTGAATGGTCCCCATATTAGGAGTTACTTAATGATGAGGTCTTCATAAAGATCTCCTACCATGAATTTAAGCAAATAACAAGCTGCACCTTGATGGACAGAAATTTGTGTATTGCTGAGAGGAGTAAAGGGGAGTCTTGCTGCTGCCACTAATAAATAAGTGACACTGACTCACAGGCATCCCAGGTGGACCTATATCCCCTTTCTCTCCAGTCTCTCCTGGAGGCCCTGGGAAGCCCTGGTCTCCCTTCTCTCCCTTCTCAGCTGCACTTCCTGGAATCCCTTGAGGGCCTGGAGTCCCAATTTCACCTGTGGTAAGGTGTATGACTTAGAGACTGTGCCACAAAGTGTAAAAACTTGGAGGGAGGCATATTAGACAATTTCTCACTCCTATTCTGTTGAGTGCATTTTGCCACTAAATAAAGGCtgaatgcagaaatgcagtCCACTTTTGCTCCACAACAGACATAAATTCTAGAGAATGGCACagttaagaaaacaaaattagaaaCGCActtaaaaaactggaaaatgtctgTATCTGGAAATctgtaactttaacatttctATGAGGGGCCAGTGgactgtttctgtgtctgtctttgCTGGCAATGTAACATACACGAATGGTCAGTTTTCCCACAATGAGCTTACCTTTCTCCCCTGGCACTCCTGGTGGTCCTTGGTCCCCTTTGGGCCCGTCTGCTGACGGACCTGGGAGGCCCCGTTCTCCTGACTTTCCCTGTTGACCCGGGAGACCCGGAAAGCCTTTTTCCCCCTTTACTCCTGGGAAACCAGGGATGCCAGGAACACCGGGAATGCCTGCAGTGCCTTTATCACCTGGAGAGGGGAATGAACACTGCTGGTGGTGAGTGGCAGAAGACAGTTGTTCAGGTATTTATAATTCCTTACTTTGCtcactcctttgtccaaggcaaatcTTAGTGTTAGGTCTAGTATTTGTTATTTAACTTTCCTCACACTGACAGCCTAGAGAAATGAGTGATACTGTGAGCCTCTAACCACAAACAGTGGCAGTATTTGTTGAAAGTCCATTCACTTTCAAAACCACTTATGCTGGTGTGGGAATTACTAGCAACAGGTTGCGCACGAGACCATACTTCCTTTTCTGTGGCAACAGTCTCCATTCAGAGACATTACCAGACCAGGcaagaaatttaatttcttaagcACATCCTCATCTACCCtggggcctttttttttaacccatctctccattttcaataaccagtTGTGCAATGCAGGGTCAAATGTTCCAGAGATCTTCCCAGAACAATAGGCAAAAGAGGGGCTTAATTTATGTTTGATTACATAAATTTTCCTCAAGGGTTTTTGGATTTTTCTCATCCTTGTTGCAATTAGTTTAATTAATGTTGCAATTAAACTAATAAATTTTGCAATAAACGTTTTCTTTGTTGAGTTTCACTTGAGTTCTCCAGTCCATGTTCTCACTGTGACCGCAACCTTGCCAAAAACTTTTTACTTACTACTTATCCTAATTTTCTTTGCTATATCTGATAATGTTTCATCTTTATTCTTAGCTGTTTTACTGATGCAATGACAGGCAAGAGTTACTGTATTTAGGTACATTTTTTAAGTTGTTGGAGGTACATTTTCTTagcacaaaaaagcaaatgtagGAGAGGCAGAAGGTAATAACCAATGCCTCAGTGCTATAGAAAACAcatattactgtattataaaaGACATACCAGTTATATCACCACTGCTTGTCTACATTTTGAgtggttcttgtttttttctttaatgtgtaCTGTTACTTGAAGTTAATTGCATGTTTCCCCTAACTTACTAACAGTCAGGAATCACATCTGGTTAATATACATTTCCAGTACTTTTCACTTAatttatatcacacacacacacacacacacaacctgaaaccacttgtcccaaacagggtcacggagagccagagcctaacccagcaacacagggcgtaaggctggagtgggaggggacacacccaggacgggatgccagtccgtcacttattttaaatacatgcaAACAACTTTCAATTTTAAGTTCAAATGTGGGTTGAGTAAATAATggcagtggtggggggggttatAGTGAGACACAGTCATAAATAAGGAGCAACATAGCAACAAAGCAGTGTGTAGCACAGACCATCTGTTCTAATGAGTCACAgatatttgttcatttgaaaGCCATGAGCGTCTCACCTTTGCTGCCAGGTTGGCCCGGTAAACCGGGCAACCCTGTGCCAGGTATACCTGTGATAACGGAGGTCAGAAAATAAGAACTGGTGACAAAGTCTGTCAGAAAGGAGTGCTATAACAATCATTCACTGACTAGACAGttttactttagtttttttACCATgggtaaacaaaaaatatatgaatatatgatttacatatacacaatatacaattATGTCTTTGTCACAACATGCCAGAATTTCCATGTGTTCCTATATACAACTGGGAAATTTTGTACACTAACCTGGATCACCCCTCTCGCCTACAGATCCTGGTATCCCATCCTCTCCGGGCAGGCCATTCTCCCCTGGTGGGCCTGGGAAGCCCTGTACACCTGGTTCACCTGGATGCAATAGAGTTTCATAAAGCATTGCTTATAactgaaatatggaaatattttgttaattaaattttctttaactCAATTAATGCCTTTTTATTTGTACTGCAGTGGCCAGGGCAGCAAGGTCACCGAGAAATTACAACTGAGTTTGTTGCTATTGCACTCTTGAGCTGGCGAGCTtcaaatgctgcaaaaaaatttctacatttctaaattgctttcagaaacaaaatagCAATGGtcaatgatgtgtgtgtgataaatagTAGTAAAAGTGAAGAAGTTTGCTCTCGCATACCTGGCACTCCCTGTAATCCAGGCTCTCCTTGTAACCCAGGCAGTCCAGTGATTCCCTTTTCACCTGGAGGTCCAGGGTGACCTGCATATCAATTGaggaatatatatttatttcttttgaagGTGGAAGATATGGAGAAGTGCTTGACCAGTTCTCTTTTCCAGTTATAAGTGTAATTGCAGAGGACAGGTCACCAGTAGCTGATAAATATCAATGTTGGAGGAACACCTGCCTTGAGATCCCTCAAATCCTCTGTCTCCTTTAGGTCCTTGTTTTCCTGGCATTCCTAAAATGCCAACGTCACCCTTCTGGCCCTTTTCTCCTGGGACACCGGGTAAGCCAGGTGTCCCTGGCTGACCCTAGGAAAAGTGTTACACAGAAATACGGGTATTTCTTgttcacacacatatacagcaaCCCCATCCACATTAACCTCTGTAGATGCACACTATGGatgacacaagaaaaaaaaaacactctgccAACCTTCTCTCCATGAGGTCCTGGCACTCCAGTTCCTGGCTGACCTTGATCCCCCTTCTGGCCTTTCTCACCATCCGAACCTGGAAATCCTGGGTGACCAGGTGTACCCGTGACTCCTTTCTCACCCTTTGTTCCAAGTATACCTGGAGAGCCACATGAAGATTCTAAATGCATACTGCATTGATCACAGGAATTATGTTCATGGTATTGTTTACAGAAGCAATaatagaaaacacaaataagcaCAGATTtgcataagaaaaataaataatgacttgCATAAACCCATACCTGGTAATCCCATTTCTCCCACACTGCCTTTTAGTCCAGGTAATCCAATACGTCCCGGTTCTCCTGGTACACCTGTGTCACCTTTCTCACCTGAAGGTAGCATTTAACATAAGAGGAATAAAAATTGCTGTATATTTCACTGACCTACTAAAATTGCACAGGTCAATATAATTACAATATGAATTGTTTAATACTTGCGTTTTACCTGGCTGACCAGATAAACCTGGCTCTCCATCCATTCCTGGCATCCCTGGAACTCCAGGTTCTCCTAGGTATCCTTGCTCTCCTGCAGGTCCCACATTACCTGGGAGTGAAGATTGGACAATAAAATTTATTAGCTTAActctatttatacagtaatCTTTATATTGTTCATTTTACATCttataaatttaaatctaaCATTATCTTATTACTATGCCACCTAACTAAGGGTAATTTGAGGTGAAACTTATTTTGAGTGAAACCAATTAGCTGGAATTAATGTCACAGCTTACTTCACCTGCCCTGTGCCTTGTACTGACCTCAGTAATGGAAAGATTTCTTTTGTACCTTTTTCTCCAACATCTCCTTTTTCACCCTTCATGTGTGCCATGGCATCACTTATGTTCCCAGGAGGTCCCTGTAGACCTCGTTCTCCACGTTCTCCTTTGGGTCCCATTTCACCAAGATCTCCTCTTGGGCCCACAAGTCCAGGGTCACCTGGCAAGAAGAAACATCAAGAAAGACTATCATTAGACTACTCAATGACAAAGTGATCAGAGGTCATTTTTGATGTCTGGATTTACCAGTTATATCAGTCATTTAGGCATCATGTCAAAAGTGCAATGAAGAGCCCTACTTTTGCACTCTTTAGAAAGGTAATAGTGAGAaattcttcagtaaaatatgttgatataaaatgtgaaagaaagaaTTTTGACAATTATGTTAGCTAAGCAAAGAAACCATTACTCATACACTTAGTACAAGGTTAATGATGAGCATGTGAAGATGTATCATCCTTTTATGACAGGCCTTCAAGAAATGCTGGAGATGACTACTTTACTACAGAGACTGCAGATTAAATTTTGTATTTAGTGCTGGTAGTATATGACAGTCTATTACCTCTGGGTCCTGGCATGCCAGGACTGCCAGGGAGACCCTGAATTCCTGGCACTCCTGGAAATCCTAACGCTCCCATTTCTCCTTTGGATCCTGGGAataacatggattttttttaaaacctttttagAGAGCTCTTGTATAAGCATCAGGGCTGGTGACAAACATTaatttcaacaacaaattaatattttttttcacatataaaagaaatattagaaCTAACCAGGTTCACCAGATAATCCATCTCTCCCTGCAGGGCCTGGTCGACCTCGCAATCCTTTAGCCCCTGGAGGTCCAGGGAATCCCACATCACCCTTCTCTCCTTGAGGCCCTGGCATGTCTAGGCCTTGAACCCCAGGGTGCCCCTTTTCTCCCTTTACTCCAGTTTGTCCtgtcaagcacacacacacacacacacacacacacacacacacacacacattttcagaaacgcttgtcccatacggggttgcagggaaccggagcctacccggtaacacagggcgtaaggccggagggggaggggacacacccaggacgggacgccagtccgtcgcaaggcaccccaagcgggactcgaaccccagacccaccggaaagcaggactgtggtccaacccactgcgccaccgcacccccgtcctGTCAAGCACATCACAATAGAACAGCTGAATCTGATAACAAACcttgaaaaaaacattatttaaatccAAGATGAGAAAAATTAGAGATGGAAATGAAATCAAAATCCATCTTGATGAGGATTGTTTCATCCTTTTTAATGACACAACAGGAGGTCCATCCTCTTAACGTCTGTAGGTTTAAGCTCTGTGAGAAAGAGTAAACTATAATACTGATTGCATTTATTATAGTCATTAGTGAATTCAGTGAAGCTGCAGGAAAGTCTGCGAACTCTTGGTTTATGCTTGAGAGATGGCCTTACCTCGAGGTCCTGGTGAACCAGGAGGACCCATGTCTCCTGGTGGCCCAGGCTCACCACTTCCTGGGGTTCCAGGAGGACCCTCAATGCCCTGTTCTCCTGGGGGTCCAGGATCACCTAGAAACACATGAGAAAGTGTTTTAGTATAAATTATTACACAATTTCAACCATATTGCTAggcaaaatacaataaattatagTTACTGGAGATTGCAGCTCAGTGCTAGGGCCttactaaatttatttatttgcatggcACTTTATTCCAAGCTGACTTATAACGTTAGGTTCGAACATTGAGATGCTTAGAATgatactgtcacgcccccaggaACGAACAAAGCAGAGACACTTGCAGCCACTCAAGAAGACCAGGGATAAAAGAGGCTCCGCGTCCACACCCGGGcacggattcttgcaattgctcTGTGCCTTTGCAGTTTCAGTGTCTCTCCCCAGCATCTGTTCCTTGCCTGCTCTTGTGTCTTGACCCTTGGCTGTTCTTTGTTTGACCACCGAGTtttggattgcctgtattgCCAAGTTCGTCCCTGGATTGACCTACACCTGTTTCTGACTCTGACCTTGCTTTGTCCCTTGAACCTGTCCTACGATATTAAAGTCCAACCCACAATTGGGTCCACAGACTTACCTGCGTCCAGTCCTCGTCCCTGacagatttatccatttattcaactAAGTAATTCTGACTACAGTAATTTGGGGAAACTTCCAAGCTCAAGTGTAAAAGCAGGATTTCAACACGGGGCCTTTCAAATTACAAGGTATCAGTGCTAAACACAATACTACATGTTACCCCTACATAGAACTATGTCAGAGTTGATATTTTGTAACCATGAATTCTTTTTGTACCTTTAATTCCTTGCTCCCCAGGTGGACCTGTTTGCCCTTCCTGCCCTGGAGCACCAGGTAGCCCAACATTCCCCTTCTCTCCAGGGAATCCTGGCACTCCTGGAGGCCCTGGAGAGCCCTTTGGTCCTGGCAGGCCACGTCCTGGTTCACCCTAGAACTCAGAACAGTAATCAATGAGGATCAAATATTAGAACTTATCTGCAAAGCCATGCAATTAACAGTTTAAAGGAATGCTACTAATTTCCATGACATTGTCATTTTAGTTACTTGTTCTGGTAACCTCATGTACCTCCAGGAGATTACTATAATTACAGTTGTTTCAAGGTACTGTAGGCTTTACTAAACCTTTCCTTAAATACCTTTTGTCCAGGTGTGCCTGGCCTTCCAGGTGCTCCTTCTTGGCCTAGAGGTCCAAAGTCTCCTGGTACCCCTCGTGTCCCTGGTATTCCCATATGTCCTGAGTAAAAAGAAGTGTTTGACTTATTGCTTGAAACAGAACACAGAAATTTTGTCAGtatccagcagttctgagcaggTTTCACTTACACTGGTGTCAGAATGTGTTTACCTTTAGGCCCAGGGGGTCCAGGCAATCCAATGCCAGGCAAACCTGGGTCACCCTTCTGGCCTGGGATGCCTGGCATTCCATGATCGCCAGGAGGTCCTCGATCACCTAGGAAATTGAACACAACATCATATACATATGCTTCACTAATCTAAAGAATAATTTTCAGAGTTAGAAGATTTGAAGATACTTCTGGGTAAAAATTTCTCCTTTAATACTCCTGAGAAACCACAGGCCCGCTAATATAGAGAGGGTTGTCCTACCGAGCTCTTATATATCTCACAAACTTAACGCTACACTCTGGTTGTGTCATCAGTCCACAAAAGTATAGATACTCACCTTGGAGTCCAGGTCTTCCTGCTTCTCCTCGAGGTCCAGGAGCACCCTGGGGCCCAGGTGAACTGACACCTTTTCCAGGTTCACCTTTAGGTCCTACACAAAATGTTGGACAAGTAAGTAATCCCTAAATCTTaagcaatttaatttttgagAGTACAAAAACCAATATTTCTGTATAGCTTATAAATAACGGTCTTAGACAAGCATTTTCTGTAATAGGCAAACTTCTAAACAGATCTGATATTATAGGCTCTGGGCAATGGAAATTTTATGTCTGTCACTGTAACCCAAACACATAACACAAGTCTGCCCATTTTGCTATAACCTACCAGGAGGCCCTGGTGCCCCTGGATGACCAGGCAGCCCTGGAACACCTTTCTCTCCAGGTTCTCCCAGACGTCCAAATCCTGGGATGCCTGGAGGACCTCTTTCACCTGGGAGGCCAATCTCACCAGGATCTCCGGCTTGGCCTTGGTCTCCCTTGGTACCCACAGTTGCCTTGGAAAAGTCAAAGTTATTAAGTTATTGACAGTACATTTGAGAATCCTTAGGAAATCATGTGTGAACATTAAATTAGTGCTGATGTGCTTTTTTGCAGTGCTTCGTGTGGCTTTGGTATCATCACTAGATGTTCTAGTAGATGTGGTCATggataacaatgacaatgagctCATCGTAACTAGTGATACTGACTGGTTCTCCTTTGGGTCCAGGCAACCCAGGTATCCCATCTGGTCCAGGAAGACCATTTAGACCTGGCAGGCCTCTGATGCCAGTGCTGCCTTGGGCACCCTTCTCGCCTTTCAGCCCTGGAGCCACATAGACGTCCCCTGGATCGCCATGTGCCCCTGGAGCACCGATCAATCCAGGGGGGCCTTGAATACCCTGTGGAGGTGAGCAAAATCAGAGTAACAAGAACTAGTGCATTGTTTCCCTTCTGAACAAAGAGAAAATTAGCCATTTACTCACTGGTTCCCCTGGAGGGCCTTGTAGTCCAGGTTCACCCTTTACTCCTTTATTGCCCTTCAATCCAGGTACACCTGTCATTAAGTTTCAGAGCCATGTGCACAAACATATTACATAAGatatttttcactcttcttcACCACCAACCTACTCATTCTGAGATTTCAGTTGATCTCAGTGCATATAAACAACATGGCTATCTCAGTTCCTACCTGGATTATTCATGAGCACATAGTGTTCTCCAGCTTACCTGGCTCTCCAGCTGGTCCCAGAGGGCCTGGAGACCCAGGGGGTCCAAAAGCTGAACAATGTAAACAGGTATCTCCTTGATCAcctgaggaaaaataaaaggcagGGAGAGATAGCAAggtaacactgtaaattactcAGTTAAAAGTTTAAGCCCTTGAGTTGTCATGGTGATGACTCTTACCTTTCTGGCCCACTTCTCCGGAAAGGCCAGGTTTACCCGGTTCTCCTGGAGCTCCTCGATCAATATTGCAATCCCCATCACCTAGACaaataataaaagattaatagataaaaatgtgctttttgtatGTAGGGCCAGAGAAGTACACAATCCATTTGTCCAACTTGGTATGATCAATAGTCTTCTTTAGGCAACATTATATGGATTAGTAGACTAACTAAATCATTacgtatttttttaaaaataagaaacagaGTACAGTCCATAGAAAACATAACCACaactttaaaagtttaaaagttcaaaaatgtattaaaattgtgtgtgagtgtcacggagtgagtgtgtttcactgatgcatggatgagtaaccccttctaagtagtgtatctagcaatgtagtcaccttggtgaataaggtgtgtaggctagtaacactacatagtatccgttgtaagtcgctttggacaaaagcgtctgctaagtgaataaatgtaaatgtaaatttaaacatgacattttgtacagtacatattttaaGCTCCGAATTTTAGTGTAACACTAATTCATGTCAACATTAACATATTCTGAAGTGCTAGAatttgaataataatttaattctgAAAACAGGATCACATATAACATTTAATGATCATTCAGTTGGTCAGAGAGAATGTTGAACATCGAGTCCATAAAGGCTCAGCCAATATGCAAGGAAATTAAATCTCATTTTATAGAAATCTCATGATTCTTTCATCATCATCTATAATGAGCCCtaaagaaaaagttttaaagttctTAAATTTGAAAAGGCTATCAATCAGAATtaggatattattattattattactattattattattattattttatatagtgCATTTAAAGAAGTTTATTAGTAAAGAAGATATATAGATTATAATTCTAAAGCAATTCACattaaatgtcagatttttgAAATTACAACTACAGAAAGATAGAATCCacccattattaataactgcttgtcaagTACAGAGTTAAAATGGTTTCAAGTCATCCTAGAAGTGTAGggaggatacaccctggacaaacACCATGCCATCTCAATCACACACCTTCATTTACTTACACTTAAGCAAACATTACAGGTATTTTTGATTTACCAATTCACCCAAAACAGGTTTTGCAAAACTATGCAAGAAAACTTGAGAATCTGGgggaaacccatatgaacacaGGCAGAATGaacaaactcctcacagactgaggcACTTGTATCGGCTATCTTGTCCATAGGTGAGGACGAAAACCGAGAGCTTTGTCTGAAGGTTCAGCTCCTGCTTCACCCCCACACCTGCATGCAGACCCCAAATAAGTGCTAGAGCAGCCATAATCAGTGTTCCAATAATCTCCTTTTTTTACATCACTCATCAACATGACCCCAAGATCCTTGAACTCTTCCGCTAGTTGCAGTTGTTCCTACCCACTCTTTTTTAGGAGAAGAATATGACCTCATATTTGGAATTACTGATTTTTAACTGCTTTAGACTCAGCAGCAAAATGCTCAAGTCCATGCCAAAGTTTACAGTCAGATGAGCCCAAAAGGATAATCTTCCTTCGATCACCTTCAACACAGCAGAGATACTACCCTTAGTTTTCTGAATTGGACACGATCTGAGACTTGATTACAAATAATATGTCcatgaaaatgtcaaacagGAGCAGAGACAAAatacaaccttggcagagtctgATGCCCATATCAGACAAATTTAGCTGAGAACTAAAAACATGCACTGTGCACATACAAAGATCGGATTACATGCATCAGCAGCCCCAGTAGCCTATATTTCTGCCACACTTGTGATAAGTATGAAAAGAAACTGCTCCACCGGTCTACAATCACGAACAAATCACCCCATTCCTCTTGAATCTGAGGCTCATCTACTAAGGGGAGTCTCCATTCCAGAACCCTGACATAAGCTTTGCCAAGGACAGTAAGGAGTGTGACCCTGTAGTTAGAACGCAACCTCCACTCCCTTTTCAAAAATATAGGGACCAGCACCTCAGTTTGCCAATAAAAAAGTACCTTACCTGGCTTCCATGCAACACTGAAGATGTTGAGACAAGGTGCTCCTACACTGTCCAGCATATTTCTCCGTATTTCTCCAGCATATATCTCCAGGCATATCCATTCCTGTAGCCTTACCACTACATAGGCTTCACAGGACCATAGTGACTTTTAGCCTACCAGAGATGTCATACACTGCCTCCTGGTAG is a window of Scleropages formosus chromosome 14, fSclFor1.1, whole genome shotgun sequence DNA encoding:
- the LOC108920008 gene encoding collagen alpha-1(IV) chain-like; translation: MFSSCLLLLLLVLVLLTGQTRAKGCSGSACGKCDCNGVKGEKGEWGLPGLPGTIGFPGLQGHEGPLGPMGPKGDLGQPGAPGLKGTRGPTGLPGFPGNPGLPGIPGQDGPPGAPGIPGCNGTKGEHGLDGNPGLPGLQGPPGIPGIPGMKGEPGGAIEGFIPQKGEKGFAGLPGQPGPKGWPGTPGPMGPPGPAGPRGDPGPPGPGPPGEETLTFIGEKGEKGARGFRGPPGPPAPQEFKGGPTTQFIPGPKGEKGSVGDKGEKGSCFPYQNGIKGDPGTPGPRGKPGKDGETGPKGEKGFPGASGNDGLPGEKGDRGPPGYGDGPPGPPGPPGPPGLKGEQGLPGTRGDAGIPGKNIVGPPGERGFPGELGQKGERGFDGVSLPGPSGKDGVQGPPGPPGLPGDGDCNIDRGAPGEPGKPGLSGEVGQKGDQGDTCLHCSAFGPPGSPGPLGPAGEPGVPGLKGNKGVKGEPGLQGPPGEPGIQGPPGLIGAPGAHGDPGDVYVAPGLKGEKGAQGSTGIRGLPGLNGLPGPDGIPGLPGPKGEPATVGTKGDQGQAGDPGEIGLPGERGPPGIPGFGRLGEPGEKGVPGLPGHPGAPGPPGPKGEPGKGVSSPGPQGAPGPRGEAGRPGLQGDRGPPGDHGMPGIPGQKGDPGLPGIGLPGPPGPKGHMGIPGTRGVPGDFGPLGQEGAPGRPGTPGQKGEPGRGLPGPKGSPGPPGVPGFPGEKGNVGLPGAPGQEGQTGPPGEQGIKGDPGPPGEQGIEGPPGTPGSGEPGPPGDMGPPGSPGPRGQTGVKGEKGHPGVQGLDMPGPQGEKGDVGFPGPPGAKGLRGRPGPAGRDGLSGEPGSKGEMGALGFPGVPGIQGLPGSPGMPGPRGDPGLVGPRGDLGEMGPKGERGERGLQGPPGNISDAMAHMKGEKGDVGEKGNVGPAGEQGYLGEPGVPGMPGMDGEPGLSGQPGEKGDTGVPGEPGRIGLPGLKGSVGEMGLPGILGTKGEKGVTGTPGHPGFPGSDGEKGQKGDQGQPGTGVPGPHGEKGQPGTPGLPGVPGEKGQKGDVGILGMPGKQGPKGDRGFEGSQGHPGPPGEKGITGLPGLQGEPGLQGVPGEPGVQGFPGPPGENGLPGEDGIPGSVGERGDPGIPGTGLPGLPGQPGSKGDKGTAGIPGVPGIPGFPGVKGEKGFPGLPGQQGKSGERGLPGPSADGPKGDQGPPGVPGEKGEIGTPGPQGIPGSAAEKGEKGDQGFPGPPGETGEKGDIGPPGMPGQTGLSGYNGQKGDMGQQGFPGFSGIKGEPGMMGFKGETGDRGFPGEKGNEGPPGPPGPVTRIKGDVGLPGEPGPQGPRGPQGFPGIKGQQGVTGPQGIKGEEGQHGFDGRPGTKGEPGPVGPEGPRGHPGPPGAEGLPGLMGLPGLASMDHGFLVTRHSQSVEVPLCPEGTKFIYDGYSLLYVQGNERSHGQDLGTSGSCLKKFSPMPFLFCNINNVCNFASRNDYSYWLTSPEPMPMSMAPITGDSIQPFISRCSVCEAPAMVMAFHSQSIRIPPCPVGWESLWIGYSFVMHTSAGAEGSGQALASPGSCLEEFRSAPFIECHGRGTCNYYANSYSFWLATIEDDEMFANPAPATLKAGDLRTHISRCHVCMKKT